Proteins from a single region of Streptomyces glaucescens:
- the ctaD gene encoding cytochrome c oxidase subunit I: MSIVNEPAGAPEAGTYENELPVRRKQPGNVVVKWLTTTDHKTIGTLYLTTSFAFFCIGGVLALFMRAELARPGLQMMSNEQFNQAFTMHGTIMLLMFATPLFAGFANWIMPLQIGAPDVAFPRLNMFAYWLYLFGSLIAVGGFLTPNGAASFGWFAYTPLSDAVRSPGLGSDMWIMGLAFSGFGTILGAVNFITTIICMRAPGMTMFRMPIFTWNVLLTGVLVLLAFPVLAAALFALEADRKFGAHVFDAANGGALLWQHLFWFFGHPEVYIIALPFFGIISEVIPVFSRKPMFGYWGLVAATIAIAGLSVTVWAHHMYVTGGVLLPFFSFMTFLIAVPTGVKFFNWIGTMWKGSLSFETPMLWATGFLITFTFGGLTGVILASPPMDFHISDSYFVVAHFHYVVFGTVVFAMFSGFHFWWPKFTGKMLDERLGKITFWTLFVGFHGTFLVQHWLGAEGMPRRYADYLAADGFTALNTISTISSFVLGLSILPFFYNVWKTAKYGKPVGVDDPWGYGRSLEWATSCPPPRHNFLTLPRIRSESPAFDLHHPEIAALEQLQNDGQRDALVGSKEAGK; encoded by the coding sequence GTGAGTATCGTCAACGAACCCGCAGGTGCCCCCGAGGCCGGCACCTACGAGAACGAGCTGCCGGTCCGGCGCAAGCAGCCCGGCAACGTCGTGGTGAAGTGGCTGACGACCACCGACCACAAGACGATCGGCACCCTGTACCTGACGACGTCGTTCGCGTTCTTCTGCATCGGCGGCGTCCTGGCGCTCTTCATGCGCGCAGAGCTGGCCCGTCCGGGCCTGCAGATGATGTCGAACGAGCAGTTCAACCAGGCGTTCACGATGCACGGCACGATCATGCTGCTGATGTTCGCGACGCCGCTGTTCGCGGGCTTCGCGAACTGGATCATGCCGCTGCAGATCGGCGCCCCCGACGTCGCGTTCCCGCGGCTGAACATGTTCGCCTACTGGCTCTACCTGTTCGGCTCGCTGATCGCTGTGGGCGGCTTCCTCACCCCGAACGGCGCCGCCAGCTTCGGCTGGTTCGCCTACACCCCGCTGTCCGACGCGGTCCGCTCGCCGGGCCTCGGCTCCGACATGTGGATCATGGGCCTGGCCTTCTCCGGCTTCGGCACCATCCTCGGCGCGGTCAACTTCATCACCACGATCATCTGCATGCGCGCACCCGGCATGACGATGTTCCGCATGCCGATCTTCACCTGGAACGTCCTGCTGACCGGTGTCCTGGTCCTGCTGGCCTTCCCGGTCCTGGCGGCCGCGCTGTTCGCCCTGGAGGCGGACCGCAAGTTCGGGGCGCACGTCTTCGACGCGGCCAACGGCGGCGCCTTGCTCTGGCAGCACCTCTTCTGGTTCTTCGGGCACCCAGAGGTGTACATCATCGCCCTGCCGTTCTTCGGCATCATCAGTGAGGTCATCCCGGTCTTCTCCCGCAAGCCGATGTTCGGCTACTGGGGTCTGGTCGCGGCGACCATCGCGATCGCCGGTCTGTCCGTGACCGTGTGGGCCCACCACATGTACGTCACCGGCGGTGTGCTGCTGCCGTTCTTCTCCTTCATGACGTTCCTGATCGCCGTACCGACCGGTGTGAAGTTCTTCAACTGGATCGGCACGATGTGGAAGGGCTCGCTGTCCTTCGAGACACCGATGCTCTGGGCGACCGGCTTCCTGATCACCTTCACCTTCGGTGGTCTGACCGGTGTCATCCTGGCCTCGCCGCCCATGGACTTCCACATCTCCGACTCGTACTTCGTGGTGGCCCACTTCCACTACGTCGTCTTCGGCACGGTCGTCTTCGCGATGTTCTCCGGCTTCCACTTCTGGTGGCCGAAGTTCACCGGCAAGATGCTCGACGAGCGGCTGGGCAAGATCACCTTCTGGACGCTGTTCGTCGGCTTCCACGGCACCTTCCTGGTCCAGCACTGGCTGGGCGCCGAGGGCATGCCGCGCCGGTACGCCGACTACCTGGCGGCCGACGGCTTCACCGCCCTGAACACGATCTCCACGATCAGCTCGTTCGTGCTCGGCCTGTCGATCCTGCCGTTCTTCTACAACGTCTGGAAGACGGCCAAGTACGGCAAGCCGGTCGGCGTCGACGACCCGTGGGGCTACGGCCGCTCCCTGGAGTGGGCGACCTCCTGCCCGCCGCCGCGGCACAACTTCCTCACCCTGCCGCGGATCCGCAGCGAATCCCCGGCGTTCGACCTGCACCACCCCGAGATCGCCGCCCTGGAGCAGCTCCAGAACGACGGCCAGCGTGACGCGCTCGTGGGCAGCAAGGAGGCCGGCAAGTGA